In Vitis vinifera cultivar Pinot Noir 40024 chromosome 17, ASM3070453v1, one genomic interval encodes:
- the LOC104882283 gene encoding PWWP domain-containing protein 3 codes for MGEKPNAPKTLAEDPGAKALEEASGSFGFSESPTGSVSVLVEKNGGSADVDDKDNGVSNVVVATLAGTEKCLGVGQTEKCCLLNEGVVVETKVHGASDSVESQIVLPQNNEVSVEGDTSLSEVGRIGNGDEKSGIEKMVMDEEMKDCPMSPLDGVESPKKIEVSGDGISLVVEVSGPPSGVIGDNLDEANCSGLEVDAKKTKESGNKEGEAIDNQDCKFSIGDLVWVKTKSESWWPGQICDPMDVSKYVAKCSSGHSFLVGYFGNGKFDWCSPSQLKPLHEDFEQMSGQTNSRSFLGAVEKAVNEIGRHVKLEMTCSCILKKSRTELPSLLAGNSGVKEELSVPEHKMCDLVAPFEPAKFLAHLKNLARVVSMSSMLEFAVLKSRLSAFYCSIGHCQLSMRQLRGTNDIEDSAGDELTARSNVDDQIREQNQDGFGKTPSTSLQKESENLQDKVSHTKKTVGPAKISRQDMDVVQENHRKDVAEEEIISNNPPSKTRKRKKRGGFQVRKECHEAEDVGKLASSSEEAGLSRSPTTMENKASNVRDGDSGTGTKSEKGVESRERKKSKYLSPPYINLNWGRKGPVLEDSETEDPKVPKVSCAGVGMNEASEQLGAPPPIVKCSGKAQKKRSRKSVSEGNTSGDVDSINASSAVMLSELRFAALDCLYPSERKNFVSIERFFHRFRCSMYSEASQCKMYENNISGEKEALAAEPSSLEKGPLEIKLPIKPEPKKRKKKEKVTLKHLAELTAGIPDASGNHVKSSLLGKDSAGDELRGVNGHSHNMQEMSCQSSKGKPGRKMMKKKEGTNSKRSKTKPTPGLLDVNVGIVTSSSLINDSGEVKPLAPNGKPEPNKRKKEGATSERLHMKFTAGIPDLNRNSPVPSPSVEDLQVMSTVALDVNGNNAKPSPSMKDLPGMGLHSLGVIPELNGREGKEGASSNGEFTVSLPEVNGNIAKFSLMVEDSQVTSLLAPGGKLKPRKRKRKEKAMMECPEINCAASIPDLNGNSAEPSSTEKHLLEINCLSSKVKPERKKRRRKGEVGNKIVGGMLDINMNYNKVANTAEALGTTLTLTFAQGSPMPSKEALVEAFFKFGPLKESETEVLKDSPGAQVVFIRYSDAREAFQSLEKCSPFGPALVNYQLNHSSAASMALEQDRNQPAALASQPVESLKTPARSSGSKPPIGEARPLFFIRQNLEMMTSMLEKSGDNLSPEMRAKLEGEIKGLLKKVSTMVGSSSSS; via the coding sequence ATGGGAGAAAAACCAAATGCCCCAAAAACCCTAGCTGAGGACCCAGGTGCAAAAGCCCTAGAAGAAGCTTCTGGGTCATTTGGTTTCAGTGAGAGTCCAACTGGTTCAGTGTCAGTtttggtggaaaagaatggtggaaGTGCTGATGTTGATGATAAGGACAATGGGGTCAGCAATGTAGTAGTTGCCACTCTTGCTGGTACTGAAAAGTGTTTGGGTGTTGGTCAGACCGAGAAGTGTTGTTTATTGAACGAAGGGGTGGTGGTGGAAACTAAGGTGCATGGGGCTTCAGATTCTGTGGAATCCCAAATAGTTTTGCCTCAAAACAATGAAGTTAGTGTAGAGGGAGATACGTCTTTGTCTGAAGTGGGGAGGATTGGCAATGGGGATGAGAAAAGTGGGATTGAGAAAATGGTGATGGACGAAGAAATGAAAGATTGCCCCATGTCACCATTGGATGGGGTTGAGTCGCCGAAGAAGATAGAAGTTTCTGGAGATGGCATTTCGCTTGTTGTGGAAGTTTCTGGTCCACCAAGTGGAGTTATAGGGGATAATCTAGATGAAGCAAATTGTTCAGGGTTAGAGGTGGATGCAAAGAAGACAAAAGAATCTGGGAACAAAGAGGGAGAGGCAATTGATAATCAAGATTGCAAATTTTCTATAGGAGATTTGGTATGGGTCAAAACCAAAAGTGAGAGTTGGTGGCCTGGTCAGATTTGTGATCCTATGGATGTGTCAAAGTATGTGGCAAAGTGCAGCTCGGGCCACAGCTTCTTGGTTGGGTACTTTGGGAATGGAAAGTTTGATTGGTGCAGTCCATCTCAGTTAAAACCTCTTCATGAAGACTTTGAACAGATGTCAGGGCAAACCAACTCTAGAAGTTTCCTTGGAGCCGTTGAGAAGGCTGTCAATGAGATTGGTAGGCATGTGAAGTTGGAGATGACTTGTTCTTGCATTTTGAAAAAGAGTAGGACTGAACTTCCTAGTCTGTTGGCTGGTAATTCTGGAGTGAAGGAAGAACTGTCTGTGCCAGAGCACAAAATGTGTGATTTAGTTGCTCCCTTTGAACCTGCAAAGTTTCTTGCACATCTGAAAAATCTTGCCCGAGTTGTTTCTATGTCTAGCATGCTTGAATTTGCTGTTTTGAAGAGTCGTTTATCTGCATTTTACTGTTCAATAGGCCATTGTCAATTGTCTATGCGTCAGCTCCGGGGAACGAATGATATAGAAGACAGTGCTGGGGATGAGTTGACAGCCAGAAGCAATGTTGATGACCAAATTAGAGAACAAAATCAAGATGGGTTTGGCAAAACTCCCTCAACATCACTGCAGAAGGAATCAGAGAATTTGCAGGATAAAGTTTCTCATACAAAGAAAACTGTTGGCCCTGCTAAGATTTCACGACAGGATATGGATGTTGTACAGGAGAACCACAGAAAGGATGTTGCTGAAGAAGAAATTATATCCAACAATCCGCCATCAAAAACcaggaagagaaaaaagaggGGAGGTTTTCAAGTTAGGAAGGAATGTCATGAAGCTGAAGACGTTGGTAAATTGGCTTCTTCCTCTGAGGAGGCTGGTCTCTCAAGGTCTCCAACAACAATGGAGAACAAAGCATCAAATGTCAGAGATGGTGATAGTGGGACCGGAACAAAATCTGAAAAGGGTGTTGAATCCAGGGAAAGAAAGAAGAGCAAGTACTTATCTCCTCCCTACATAAACTTAAACTGGGGGCGTAAAGGCCCTGTTTTGGAAGATTCTGAAACAGAAGACCCCAAGGTTCCCAAAGTTTCTTGTGCTGGGGTGGGCATGAATGAGGCTTCAGAACAGCTTGGTGCACCCCCTCCAATTGTAAAATGTAGTGGCAAGGCACAGAAAAAAAGGTCCAGAAAATCTGTTAGTGAGGGAAACACTTCTGGTGATGTAGATTCAATAAATGCATCTTCTGCTGTAATGCTCTCAGAGCTTCGTTTTGCAGCTCTAGATTGTCTTTATCCAAGCGAAAGAAAGAATTTTGTTTCAATTGAGAGATTCTTTCATAGGTTCAGATGTTCAATGTATAGTGAGGCATCCCAATGTAAGatgtatgaaaataatataagtgGTGAGAAAGAGGCTTTAGCAGCAGAACCCAGCTCTTTGGAGAAAGGGCCACTGGAAATTAAGCTTCCTATAAAACCTGAGccaaagaagagaaagaaaaaggaaaaagtgacGCTAAAGCATTTGGCTGAACTGACTGCTGGCATACCAGATGCCAGTGGAAACCATGTGAAATCCAGCTTACTTGGAAAAGATTCTGCAGGAGATGAGTTGCGAGGTGTGAATGGGCATTCCCATAATATGCAGGAGATGAGTTGCCAATCATCCAAAGGGAAACCTGGGCggaagatgatgaagaaaaaggaaggaacaAATTCAAAGAGATCAAAGACCAAGCCTACTCCTGGCCTATTAGATGTGAATGTTGGCATTGTTACAAGCAGTTCACTGATAAATGATTCTGGGGAGGTGAAGCCTCTTGCACCAAATGGAAAACCTGAGCCAAATAAGAGAAAGAAGGAAGGTGCAACCTCAGAGCGTCTGCATATGAAATTCACTGCTGGAATACCAGATTTGAATAGGAATAGTCCAGTACCCAGCCCATCGGTGGAAGATTTGCAAGTTATGAGCACTGTTGCACTAGATGTAAATGGAAATAATGCTAAACCCAGCCCATCAATGAAAGATCTGCCGGGAATGGGTCTGCATTCACTTGGAGTTATTCCTGAGCTGAATGGTAGGGAGGGGAAGGAAGGAGCATCTTCAAATGGTGAATTTACTGTTAGCCTACCAGAGGTTAATGGAAACATTGCTAAATTCAGTTTGATGGTAGAAGATTCGCAGGTGACAAGCCTGCTTGCACCTGGAGGTAAACTGAAGCCtaggaaaagaaagaggaagGAAAAGGCAATGATGGAGTGCCCAGAAATCAATTGCGCTGCTAGCATACCAGACTTGAATGGAAATAGTGCTGAACCCAGCTCAACAGAAAAACATTTGCTGGAGATTAATTGCCTTTCATCTAAAGTTAAACCTGAGCGGAAGAAAAGGAGGAGAAAAGGAGAAGTTGGAAACAAAATTGTTGGTGGGATGCTGGatataaatatgaattataATAAAGTGGCGAATACTGCAGAAGCTCTTGGTACCACTCTTACCTTGACATTTGCCCAGGGATCCCCCATGCCTTCAAAGGAAGCTCTGGTTGAAGCATTTTTCAAGTTTGGACCACTGAAGGAGTCAGAAACAGAGGTGTTGAAAGATTCTCCGGGTGCCCAGGTTGTCTTCATAAGATATTCTGATGCCAGAGAGGCCTTtcagagtttagaaaaatgcagCCCATTTGGACCCGCCCTTGTCAATTACCAA